Proteins from a single region of Segatella copri:
- a CDS encoding NAD(P)H-dependent glycerol-3-phosphate dehydrogenase, whose protein sequence is MYNCGKIAIIGGGSWATAIAKIVVGHTHHIGWYMRRDDRIEDFKRMGHNPAYLMSARFNVDEIFFSSDINKIVQNYDTLVFVTPSPYLKNHLKKLKTRLSDKFIITAIKGIVPDENLVCSEYFHQVYDVPYENLACIGGPSHAEEVALERLSYLTVGCSDTEKARAFANDCLASEFIKTKTSSDVIGIEYSSVLKNVYAIAAGICGGLKYGDNFQAVLMSNAVQEMHRFLTAVHPIDRSMYDSVYLGDLLVTGYSNFSRNRTFGTMIGKGYSVKSAQIEMEMIAEGYFGTKCMKEINRHMHVNMPILDAVYNILYERISPQIEIKLLTDSFR, encoded by the coding sequence ATGTATAATTGCGGTAAAATAGCGATAATTGGCGGCGGTAGCTGGGCTACGGCAATAGCCAAGATTGTGGTGGGTCATACTCATCACATAGGCTGGTATATGCGTCGCGATGACCGCATCGAGGACTTCAAGCGCATGGGGCACAACCCTGCCTATCTGATGTCGGCACGATTCAATGTAGATGAGATTTTCTTCTCTTCCGACATCAACAAGATAGTGCAGAACTACGATACACTCGTGTTCGTCACCCCGTCGCCTTATCTGAAGAATCATCTCAAAAAGCTCAAGACGCGACTCAGCGACAAGTTCATCATCACAGCCATCAAAGGTATTGTGCCTGATGAAAACCTCGTTTGCTCAGAGTATTTCCATCAGGTTTACGATGTGCCTTACGAGAACCTCGCCTGCATCGGAGGTCCTTCTCATGCCGAGGAGGTGGCACTGGAGCGACTGAGCTATCTCACCGTGGGCTGTAGCGATACCGAAAAGGCGCGTGCCTTCGCCAACGATTGTCTGGCGAGTGAATTCATCAAGACCAAGACTTCGAGCGATGTCATCGGTATCGAATACTCTTCGGTTCTGAAGAACGTATACGCCATCGCAGCAGGTATCTGTGGCGGACTGAAGTATGGTGACAACTTCCAGGCGGTACTCATGTCAAATGCCGTTCAGGAGATGCACCGCTTCCTGACAGCCGTCCACCCTATCGACCGAAGCATGTACGACTCAGTTTATCTGGGCGACTTGCTCGTAACAGGTTACAGCAACTTTTCCCGCAACCGCACCTTCGGAACCATGATAGGCAAGGGCTACAGCGTGAAGAGTGCGCAGATAGAGATGGAGATGATTGCAGAAGGATATTTCGGCACCAAGTGTATGAAGGAAATCAATCGCCACATGCACGTCAACATGCCGATTCTCGATGCTGTATATAATATATTGTACGAGCGCATCAGTCCGCAAATCGAAATCAAACTCTTGACCGACTCGTTCAGATAG
- a CDS encoding four helix bundle protein, with the protein MSSAKDLLMTKSMDFAVRIVNLYKWLCNEKKEFVLSKQLLRSGTSIGANLSEAQSAISKADFAAKVYISLKESKETLYWIELLYRTKYLDEKLYLYIRMPMKW; encoded by the coding sequence ATGAGCAGCGCAAAAGATTTACTTATGACCAAGAGTATGGATTTTGCTGTACGCATCGTTAATCTATACAAATGGTTATGTAACGAGAAGAAGGAGTTTGTTTTAAGCAAACAACTCCTTCGTTCTGGTACTAGTATCGGAGCTAATCTTTCCGAAGCTCAGTCAGCAATCAGCAAAGCAGACTTTGCTGCAAAGGTTTACATTTCTCTCAAAGAAAGTAAAGAGACATTATATTGGATAGAGCTTTTGTATCGAACTAAATACTTAGACGAAAAGCTATACCTATATATAAGGATGCCAATGAAATGGTAA
- a CDS encoding HAD family hydrolase codes for MKEIIFKYMKEHGFGEFNPKAVLFDMDGVLYNSMPNHAVAWQESMKQFDIHMTAADAYATEGARGIDTIQMMVKKQKGIDITLDEAQKMYDVKTEIFHSMPTAGIFPGVKEIMQKIKDAGMQVGVVTGSGQRPLIMRLLNDFGDFLDEAHIVTAYDVKRGKPNPDPYLMGLQKAGNLKPWEGIVVENAPLGVRAGVAANIFTVAINSGPLPDEELSNKGCNLLYHQMTEFCDDFENLIAKA; via the coding sequence ATGAAGGAAATTATTTTTAAATATATGAAAGAACACGGCTTTGGGGAATTCAACCCTAAAGCCGTGCTTTTTGATATGGACGGCGTGCTGTACAACAGTATGCCAAATCATGCTGTGGCATGGCAGGAATCGATGAAACAGTTTGATATCCACATGACAGCAGCCGATGCTTATGCCACCGAAGGAGCCCGAGGCATTGACACCATCCAGATGATGGTGAAGAAGCAGAAGGGCATCGACATCACGCTGGACGAAGCACAGAAGATGTATGATGTGAAGACCGAAATATTCCACTCGATGCCTACTGCCGGAATATTTCCTGGCGTAAAGGAAATCATGCAGAAGATTAAAGATGCCGGCATGCAGGTAGGAGTGGTAACAGGAAGCGGACAGCGCCCGCTCATCATGCGACTGCTCAACGACTTCGGCGATTTTTTGGATGAAGCACATATCGTAACCGCCTATGATGTAAAGCGCGGCAAACCAAATCCTGACCCATATCTCATGGGATTGCAGAAGGCAGGAAACCTGAAACCCTGGGAAGGCATCGTGGTAGAGAATGCTCCTTTGGGCGTCCGTGCCGGCGTGGCAGCCAACATTTTTACGGTAGCAATTAACAGCGGTCCGCTACCAGATGAAGAATTATCCAATAAGGGTTGCAATCTACTCTATCACCAGATGACTGAATTCTGTGATGACTTTGAAAACCTGATTGCTAAGGCTTAA
- a CDS encoding chorismate-binding protein encodes MIAFAYYRLPYLHHATYVAQHVGEPEVLSSVAELNGKEGFVIAPFAPSSECPVVLMHPDESKLLSAEGAENASRCGTSYVVTQQDLRRDVAESTSGRNFEAYAREFECFHRQLSEGKFSKIVLARKLRIQSNRQPLGSVQTSAVQDAGKPSDVQNTANASVVQDSDSLKALFLKTCRMYPRLFVALIYTPQSGLWLMATPEILLKGEQNQMATMSLAGTQKAEPSKTEADYPVEGIEWSEKNREEQQYVTDYIEDCIKVFSDDYQKKGPYTTMAANLYHLRTDIAFRLHDTGRLGDVLDALYPTPAVCGIPKDEARRFILQHEHQSRKYYSGFVGPISPKGKTHLYVSLRCMNILDDGSCELYAGGGLLKESEMEKEWKETEAKMQTILSVL; translated from the coding sequence ATGATAGCTTTTGCGTATTATCGTCTGCCTTATCTGCACCATGCTACCTATGTGGCTCAGCATGTGGGAGAACCTGAGGTTCTCTCTTCTGTGGCAGAACTGAATGGCAAGGAAGGTTTCGTGATAGCTCCTTTCGCGCCATCCAGCGAATGTCCCGTGGTGCTGATGCATCCGGATGAAAGCAAACTTCTCTCTGCCGAGGGGGCTGAAAATGCATCGCGATGCGGCACTTCCTACGTCGTGACGCAGCAGGATTTACGTCGTGACGTAGCAGAATCTACGTCGGGACGTAATTTTGAAGCCTATGCAAGGGAGTTTGAATGCTTTCACCGGCAGCTCTCTGAAGGTAAATTCAGCAAGATTGTTCTGGCAAGAAAACTGCGTATTCAGAGCAATCGGCAGCCTTTAGGATCTGTCCAGACTTCAGCAGTGCAAGATGCCGGCAAGCCTTCAGATGTGCAGAATACAGCCAATGCTTCAGTTGTGCAGGATTCAGACTCTTTAAAGGCTCTGTTTCTGAAGACCTGCCGGATGTATCCCCGTCTTTTTGTAGCCTTGATTTATACACCCCAGTCGGGTTTATGGCTGATGGCTACACCTGAAATTCTGCTCAAAGGTGAACAGAATCAGATGGCAACCATGTCGCTGGCAGGCACCCAAAAGGCTGAACCTTCCAAGACCGAAGCCGATTATCCGGTAGAAGGGATAGAATGGTCGGAGAAGAACAGAGAGGAACAGCAGTATGTAACCGATTATATCGAGGATTGCATCAAGGTCTTTTCGGATGATTATCAGAAGAAGGGACCTTATACCACGATGGCTGCCAATCTCTATCATCTCCGTACCGACATCGCTTTCCGTCTGCATGATACGGGGCGTCTGGGCGATGTGCTCGATGCCTTATATCCTACGCCTGCCGTCTGCGGAATACCGAAGGATGAAGCTCGCCGGTTTATCCTGCAGCATGAACATCAGTCGCGCAAATACTACAGTGGTTTTGTGGGACCGATTTCGCCGAAAGGTAAGACGCATCTCTATGTTTCCCTGCGCTGCATGAATATCCTGGATGATGGTTCCTGCGAACTCTATGCCGGAGGCGGATTGCTGAAGGAGAGCGAGATGGAGAAGGAGTGGAAGGAAACTGAAGCTAAGATGCAGACCATTCTGTCGGTTCTGTAA
- a CDS encoding PaaI family thioesterase, with the protein MNIDELVKRISKTDGLSKTLGMHFISTPEPDTLQATMKVDERNRQPFGFLSGGASLALAENVAGIGSLALCPGQIAVGINVSGTHVQAVSEGDTVTAFAKIVHKGRTLHTWQVDIKNTAGEVICTVQVTNYVFTPKKDNQKKGAETKV; encoded by the coding sequence ATGAACATAGATGAATTAGTAAAAAGAATCAGCAAGACTGATGGATTATCCAAGACCCTCGGAATGCATTTCATTTCTACCCCTGAGCCTGATACGCTTCAGGCAACGATGAAGGTAGATGAGCGTAATCGCCAACCTTTCGGCTTCTTGAGTGGAGGTGCTTCTTTGGCTCTTGCCGAGAATGTGGCGGGTATCGGTTCCCTGGCGCTCTGTCCGGGACAGATTGCCGTGGGCATCAACGTGAGCGGTACTCATGTTCAGGCGGTCAGCGAGGGCGATACGGTTACTGCCTTTGCCAAGATTGTGCACAAGGGCAGAACCTTGCATACCTGGCAGGTGGATATCAAGAATACGGCTGGTGAGGTAATCTGTACCGTACAGGTAACCAACTATGTGTTCACTCCAAAGAAAGATAATCAGAAAAAGGGGGCAGAAACAAAGGTATGA
- a CDS encoding glucose-6-phosphate isomerase — translation MKSISLNITKAASFLAEGAVKAYEPKVKAAQEALENGTCEGNDFLGWLHLPSSITPEFLNEIQAVANTLREKCEVVVVAGIGGSYLGARAVIEGLGNSFAWLVNDKKNPTILFAGNNIGEDYLFELTSFLKDKKFGVINISKSGTTTETALAFRLLKKQCEDQRGKEEAKDVIVAVTDAKKGAARTCADKEGYKSFIIPDNVGGRFSVLTPVGLLPIAVAGFDVKQLVAGAADMEKACGKDVAFEENPAAIYAATRQALYTQAGKKIEIVCNFQPKLHYFAEWWKQLYGESEGKDQKGIFPAACDFTTDLHSMGQWIQQGERSIFETVISVETPNEKLLFPHDDENLDGLNFLEGKRVDEVNKMAELGTRLAHVDGGVPNILVNVPELNAYYLGQLIYFFEKACGISGLLEEVNPFNQPGVEAYKKNMFALLNKPGYEAESKAIQERLKNE, via the coding sequence ATGAAAAGTATCAGCTTAAACATTACAAAGGCTGCATCATTCCTTGCAGAAGGTGCAGTAAAGGCTTACGAGCCTAAGGTTAAGGCCGCTCAGGAAGCTCTTGAGAACGGCACTTGTGAAGGTAACGATTTCTTGGGATGGTTGCATTTGCCATCTTCTATCACTCCTGAGTTCCTCAATGAGATTCAGGCTGTTGCCAATACTTTGCGCGAAAAGTGTGAGGTGGTTGTTGTAGCAGGTATCGGTGGTAGCTACCTCGGTGCACGCGCCGTTATCGAAGGCCTCGGCAACTCTTTCGCTTGGCTCGTAAACGACAAGAAGAACCCTACTATCCTCTTCGCAGGTAACAATATCGGTGAGGACTACCTCTTCGAGCTGACTTCTTTCTTGAAGGACAAGAAGTTTGGTGTCATCAACATCTCTAAGTCTGGTACCACTACTGAGACTGCTCTCGCTTTCCGTCTTTTGAAGAAGCAATGCGAGGATCAGCGCGGTAAGGAAGAGGCTAAGGATGTTATCGTAGCTGTAACCGACGCCAAGAAGGGTGCTGCACGTACTTGTGCTGACAAGGAGGGCTACAAGAGCTTCATCATCCCTGACAATGTAGGTGGCCGTTTCTCTGTTTTGACCCCAGTAGGTTTGTTGCCTATCGCAGTAGCTGGTTTCGATGTAAAGCAGCTCGTTGCTGGTGCGGCTGACATGGAGAAGGCTTGCGGCAAGGACGTAGCTTTCGAGGAGAATCCTGCTGCTATCTATGCAGCTACACGTCAGGCTCTCTATACTCAGGCTGGCAAGAAGATTGAGATTGTATGCAACTTCCAGCCTAAACTTCACTACTTCGCTGAGTGGTGGAAGCAGCTCTATGGTGAGAGCGAGGGTAAGGACCAGAAGGGTATCTTCCCAGCAGCTTGCGACTTCACTACCGACCTTCACTCTATGGGCCAGTGGATTCAGCAGGGCGAGCGCTCTATCTTCGAGACTGTTATCAGCGTAGAGACTCCTAACGAGAAGTTACTCTTCCCTCACGATGATGAGAACCTCGACGGTTTGAACTTCCTCGAGGGCAAGCGTGTTGACGAGGTGAACAAGATGGCAGAGCTCGGTACACGTCTGGCTCACGTTGACGGTGGTGTTCCTAACATCCTGGTTAACGTACCAGAGTTGAACGCTTACTACCTCGGTCAGCTGATCTACTTCTTCGAGAAGGCTTGCGGTATCAGCGGTCTCTTGGAAGAGGTAAACCCATTCAACCAGCCTGGTGTTGAGGCATACAAGAAGAATATGTTCGCATTGCTCAACAAGCCAGGTTATGAGGCAGAGAGCAAAGCTATCCAGGAGCGCTTGAAGAATGAATAA
- a CDS encoding GDP-L-fucose synthase family protein, whose translation MLDKNSKIYIAGHHGLVGSAIWNNLKKRGYNNLVGRSHKELDLTDQYAVEKFFDEEKPDAVVLAAAFVGGIMANSLYRADFIMQNMKMQCNVISNAYSHGVKKLLFLGSTCIYPKNAPQPMSEDVLLTSPLEYTNEEYAIAKIAGLKMCESYNLQYGTNYIAVMPTNLYGPNDNFHLENSHVMPAMMRKIYLAKLIHDGDWHSIEVDMNKRPINPTDKLREIIGEDNVDGSNSHERILKALEFYGIYDNKVVLWGTGKPLREFLWSEDMADASVHVLLNVDFKDIIGIEKYSSVFYGAKVDGAVDRNNSEGRGGAIPSLGEIRNCHINVGTGKELTIRELSELVVKAVGFEGEVEFDASKPDGTMRKLISVDKLHSLGWTHKVEIEDGVKKLFDWYQESLKG comes from the coding sequence ATGTTGGATAAGAATTCAAAGATTTATATTGCAGGACACCACGGACTCGTGGGTTCTGCTATCTGGAATAACCTTAAGAAGAGAGGTTATAACAACCTGGTAGGTCGTTCTCACAAAGAACTCGACTTGACCGACCAGTATGCAGTAGAGAAGTTCTTTGACGAGGAAAAGCCTGATGCAGTAGTATTGGCTGCTGCCTTCGTGGGCGGTATCATGGCGAATTCATTGTATCGTGCAGACTTCATCATGCAGAACATGAAGATGCAATGTAACGTAATCAGCAACGCTTATTCTCATGGCGTGAAGAAACTCCTCTTCCTGGGCTCTACCTGCATCTATCCTAAGAATGCACCGCAGCCTATGAGTGAAGATGTACTCCTTACCTCTCCGCTGGAATATACCAACGAGGAATATGCCATCGCCAAGATTGCCGGACTGAAGATGTGCGAGAGCTACAACCTTCAGTATGGTACCAACTATATCGCTGTGATGCCAACCAACCTTTATGGTCCAAACGATAACTTCCATCTGGAGAACAGCCACGTAATGCCTGCGATGATGCGCAAGATTTATCTTGCCAAACTCATCCACGATGGCGACTGGCACAGTATCGAGGTGGATATGAACAAGCGCCCTATCAACCCTACTGATAAGCTCCGCGAAATCATCGGCGAGGATAACGTAGACGGCAGCAACTCTCACGAGCGCATTCTGAAGGCGCTGGAGTTCTATGGCATCTACGACAACAAGGTAGTGCTTTGGGGAACAGGCAAACCATTGCGTGAATTCCTCTGGAGCGAGGATATGGCAGATGCCAGCGTTCACGTGCTCCTGAATGTAGATTTCAAGGACATCATCGGTATCGAGAAGTACAGTTCTGTATTCTATGGTGCCAAGGTAGATGGTGCTGTGGATAGAAACAACTCTGAGGGCCGTGGTGGCGCTATCCCTTCTCTCGGTGAGATTCGCAACTGCCACATCAACGTGGGTACCGGCAAGGAGCTCACCATCCGTGAACTTTCTGAACTTGTAGTAAAGGCAGTAGGTTTCGAAGGCGAAGTAGAGTTTGACGCCAGCAAGCCAGATGGAACCATGCGCAAGCTCATCTCTGTAGATAAGCTCCATAGCCTCGGATGGACGCATAAGGTAGAGATTGAAGATGGTGTGAAGAAACTCTTCGACTGGTATCAGGAGAGTCTGAAAGGCTAA
- the gmd gene encoding GDP-mannose 4,6-dehydratase gives MNRKVALITGITGQDGSYLAELLLEKGYDVHGTIRRSSTDYRERIAHLEGTPNFHLHYADLGDSMSIIQVMNKVKPTEVYNLAAQSHVQVSFDSPEFTADVDATGVLRILEAIRQCGLEKTCRMYQASTSELYGKVEEVPQNENTPFHPYSPYAVAKQYGFWIVKEYREAYDMFCCSGILFNHESERRGETFVTRKITLAAARIKQGKQDKLYLGNLDSLRDWGYAKDYVECMWLILQAEKPEDFVIATGKQHSVREFAQLAFHYVGIELKWEGKDENEKGICVEGPEELIGKTLVEVSPDFYRPTDVVNLWGDPTKAKAKLNWNPNTTSFEDLVKIMVESDMAKVAAEDAGQKVRCNLAEYLEKGIVK, from the coding sequence ATGAATAGAAAAGTAGCTTTAATTACAGGTATTACAGGCCAGGATGGTTCATACTTGGCTGAATTATTGTTGGAAAAAGGGTATGATGTTCACGGAACTATCCGCCGATCATCTACCGACTACCGCGAAAGAATTGCCCATTTGGAAGGTACACCTAATTTCCATCTTCACTATGCTGACCTCGGTGACTCTATGAGTATCATCCAGGTAATGAACAAGGTGAAACCTACTGAGGTATATAATCTGGCAGCACAGAGCCACGTACAGGTGAGCTTCGACTCCCCTGAGTTTACAGCAGATGTAGATGCTACCGGTGTGCTCCGTATCCTGGAGGCTATCCGCCAATGCGGTCTGGAGAAGACCTGCCGTATGTATCAGGCTTCAACATCTGAGCTCTACGGTAAGGTAGAAGAGGTTCCGCAGAACGAGAACACTCCATTCCACCCTTATTCTCCATACGCTGTTGCCAAGCAGTATGGTTTCTGGATTGTCAAGGAGTATCGTGAGGCTTATGATATGTTCTGCTGCTCGGGTATCCTCTTCAATCATGAAAGTGAGCGCCGTGGTGAGACTTTCGTAACCCGCAAGATTACTTTGGCTGCAGCCCGCATCAAGCAGGGCAAGCAAGACAAGCTCTATCTCGGTAACCTGGATTCGCTCCGCGACTGGGGTTATGCCAAGGATTATGTAGAGTGTATGTGGCTGATTCTCCAGGCAGAGAAGCCAGAGGACTTTGTGATTGCAACAGGTAAGCAACACTCTGTCCGTGAGTTCGCCCAGCTGGCGTTCCACTATGTAGGAATCGAACTGAAATGGGAAGGCAAGGACGAGAACGAGAAGGGTATCTGCGTTGAGGGTCCTGAGGAACTCATCGGCAAGACACTCGTTGAGGTTTCTCCTGATTTCTACCGTCCTACCGACGTGGTGAACCTCTGGGGTGACCCAACAAAGGCAAAGGCTAAGCTCAACTGGAATCCTAACACCACCTCTTTCGAGGATCTCGTAAAGATCATGGTAGAGAGCGATATGGCGAAGGTAGCTGCCGAGGATGCCGGTCAGAAGGTTCGCTGCAATCTTGCAGAATATTTGGAAAAGGGAATTGTCAAGTAA
- the lysS gene encoding lysine--tRNA ligase, producing MNILELSEQEIVRRQSLQTLREMGIDPYPAAEFPTNAFSTDIKAEFKDEDEPRQVVIAGRMMGRRVMGKASFAELQDSKGRIQVYIARDEICPDENKDLYNTVFKKLLDIGDFIGVKGFVFRTQTGEISVHAKELCLLSKSLKPLPIVKYKDGVAYDKFDDPELRYRQRYVDLIVNDGVKDTFMQRATVLRTLRSVLDNAGYTEVETPTLQSIAGGASARPFITHFNALDQDMYMRIATELYLKRLIVGGFEGVYEIGKNFRNEGMDRNHNPEFTCMELYVQYKDYNWMMAFTEKLLETICIAVNGKPEREIDGNIISFKAPYRRLPILDAIKEKTGFDCNGKTEEEIRAFCKEKGMDVDETMGKGKLIDELFGEFCEGTFLQPTFITDYPVEMSPLTKMHRSKPGLTERFELMVNGKELANAYSELNDPIDQEERFIDQMKLADKGDDEAMIIDQDFLRALQYGMPPTSGIGIGIDRLVMLMTGKTFIQEVLFFPQMKPEKKMPQSTIKEWAEIGVPEDWAYVLRKAGFNLISDIREEKAQGLQQKIGEINKKYKLGYEKPSVDDIQGWIDRSNVEC from the coding sequence ATGAACATTTTAGAGCTAAGCGAACAGGAAATCGTTCGCAGACAGAGTCTTCAGACATTGCGCGAGATGGGTATCGACCCATACCCAGCAGCAGAGTTTCCAACCAATGCATTCAGCACAGATATCAAAGCTGAATTCAAGGACGAGGACGAGCCACGCCAGGTAGTTATCGCCGGACGTATGATGGGTCGCCGCGTAATGGGTAAAGCTAGCTTCGCTGAGTTGCAGGACTCAAAGGGAAGAATCCAGGTTTATATCGCCCGCGACGAGATTTGTCCAGACGAGAACAAGGACCTTTATAATACTGTATTCAAGAAACTTCTCGATATCGGTGACTTCATCGGTGTAAAGGGTTTCGTATTCCGCACACAGACTGGCGAGATTTCTGTTCACGCCAAGGAACTGTGCCTGCTCTCTAAGAGCTTGAAGCCACTCCCTATCGTGAAGTATAAGGATGGCGTGGCTTACGACAAGTTCGATGATCCGGAGTTGCGTTACCGCCAGCGCTACGTTGACCTCATCGTTAATGATGGCGTAAAGGATACTTTCATGCAGCGTGCTACCGTACTCCGCACACTCCGCAGCGTACTCGACAACGCAGGTTATACTGAGGTAGAGACTCCTACCCTGCAGAGCATTGCCGGTGGTGCTTCTGCCCGCCCATTCATCACCCACTTCAATGCGCTCGATCAGGATATGTACATGCGTATCGCTACCGAGCTCTACCTGAAGCGCCTCATCGTAGGTGGTTTCGAGGGTGTTTATGAAATCGGCAAGAACTTCCGCAACGAGGGTATGGACCGCAACCACAACCCTGAGTTTACCTGTATGGAGCTTTATGTTCAGTACAAGGACTACAACTGGATGATGGCTTTCACAGAGAAGTTGCTCGAAACGATCTGTATCGCCGTAAACGGTAAGCCAGAGCGCGAGATTGATGGCAACATCATCAGTTTCAAGGCTCCATATCGCCGTCTGCCTATCCTCGATGCCATCAAGGAAAAGACCGGTTTCGACTGCAACGGCAAGACAGAGGAAGAGATCCGCGCATTCTGCAAGGAGAAGGGCATGGACGTAGATGAGACCATGGGTAAGGGTAAGTTGATTGATGAGCTCTTCGGTGAGTTCTGCGAGGGCACTTTCCTCCAGCCAACCTTCATCACCGACTATCCTGTAGAGATGTCTCCATTGACCAAGATGCACCGTTCTAAGCCAGGCTTGACCGAGCGTTTCGAGTTGATGGTAAACGGTAAGGAGCTTGCCAATGCATACTCTGAGCTCAACGACCCAATTGACCAGGAAGAGCGTTTCATCGACCAGATGAAGCTTGCTGACAAGGGTGATGACGAGGCAATGATCATTGACCAGGACTTCCTCCGTGCCCTCCAGTATGGTATGCCTCCAACATCAGGTATCGGTATCGGTATCGACCGCTTGGTCATGTTGATGACCGGCAAGACCTTCATTCAGGAGGTACTGTTCTTCCCACAGATGAAGCCAGAGAAGAAGATGCCACAGAGCACCATCAAGGAATGGGCAGAGATTGGCGTGCCAGAGGATTGGGCATACGTGCTCCGCAAGGCAGGCTTCAACCTCATCTCTGATATCCGTGAAGAAAAGGCTCAGGGTCTCCAGCAGAAAATCGGCGAAATCAACAAGAAGTACAAGCTCGGCTACGAGAAGCCTTCTGTTGACGACATCCAGGGCTGGATTGATCGTAGTAATGTTGAATGTTGA
- a CDS encoding uracil-xanthine permease family protein has protein sequence MDTEQLSMTKKTLVGVQFLFVAFGATVLVPLLIGIDPATALFTAGVGTFLFHFITKGKVPIFLGSSFAFIAPIIAATKQWGLPGTIAGLTSVSLVYFVMSALVKWQGKKLLDRIFPPVVIGPAIILIGLSLSGSAVDMAKTNWILSFASLITAILVLNFCKGLMKLVPIISGVIVGYVIAICMGEVDFSGVAAASWFSCPVSFDTITHFSWAPFLYMLPVAIAPVLEHIGDVYVVSAVAKKDFVADPGLHRTMLGDGLACLCSAFLGGPPETTYSEVTGAMSITKVTSPAVIRISAATAICFSIVGKLSALLQSIPQAVLGGIMLLLFGTIASVGVQNLMQNKVDMNETRNVIIISVMLTMGLGGAVLSSGSFAISGIGLSAVIGVVLNLVLPKTKKKEA, from the coding sequence ATGGATACAGAACAACTTTCTATGACCAAGAAAACCCTTGTGGGAGTACAGTTTCTGTTTGTGGCTTTCGGTGCAACGGTTCTGGTGCCTCTTCTGATAGGCATCGATCCGGCAACGGCTCTCTTCACCGCTGGTGTAGGAACCTTTCTTTTTCACTTCATCACCAAGGGTAAGGTGCCTATTTTTCTGGGCAGTTCCTTCGCCTTTATCGCCCCTATCATCGCTGCAACCAAGCAATGGGGACTGCCGGGAACAATCGCCGGACTAACCAGCGTTTCTCTGGTGTATTTCGTCATGAGCGCCCTAGTGAAATGGCAGGGCAAGAAACTGCTGGACAGGATTTTTCCTCCGGTAGTCATCGGTCCCGCCATCATCCTCATCGGTCTCTCCCTTTCGGGCAGCGCTGTGGATATGGCAAAGACCAACTGGATTCTCTCCTTTGCATCGCTCATCACCGCTATCCTGGTGCTTAACTTCTGCAAGGGCTTGATGAAGCTGGTTCCTATCATTTCGGGAGTTATCGTGGGCTATGTCATCGCCATCTGCATGGGCGAGGTAGATTTCTCGGGCGTGGCAGCGGCATCATGGTTCTCATGTCCTGTATCCTTCGATACCATCACCCATTTCTCCTGGGCTCCATTCCTCTATATGTTGCCCGTGGCAATAGCTCCGGTGCTGGAGCATATCGGCGATGTATATGTGGTGAGTGCCGTAGCCAAGAAGGATTTCGTGGCAGATCCGGGATTGCATCGCACGATGTTGGGCGATGGACTGGCATGTCTCTGTTCAGCCTTTCTGGGCGGACCTCCTGAGACCACTTATTCAGAGGTAACAGGTGCGATGTCTATCACCAAGGTAACGAGTCCTGCCGTGATTCGCATATCCGCAGCCACCGCCATCTGTTTCTCCATCGTGGGCAAGTTGAGTGCTTTGTTGCAGAGTATTCCTCAGGCGGTTTTAGGTGGCATCATGCTGCTGCTTTTTGGAACCATCGCAAGTGTGGGCGTTCAGAATCTGATGCAGAACAAGGTAGACATGAATGAAACCCGCAATGTTATCATCATCTCTGTGATGCTGACGATGGGCTTGGGTGGCGCCGTTCTCTCATCCGGTTCCTTCGCCATTTCCGGCATCGGTCTTTCCGCCGTCATCGGCGTTGTTCTCAACCTCGTTCTTCCTAAGACGAAGAAGAAAGAGGCATAA